GGTGCCCGCCGCCAGGCTGAGGGCACCCTCCCTGCTGCCCCTGgccagcggggcggggcggggcgggccctGGGGAGGCACGCCACCTGGTGCATAGTAGGGAGTGTCTAGTCTGGTGCTGTTTGTCATGACATTCCTTGTTCCTTTCATCCACAGAGAATTGAGTTGAATTATTGGGTACAGTTTGAGTGAAGCTAAAACAGTCTTCAGTGTGAAGCTGGCAGACAGCCAGACTGTTCAGCAGACAGAAGAAATAATCACATGCAATTAGAAGTTCATTATTGTGCAAGCACCTTAAGCATTCTGTGCATCATGGTCATTACCTAGAAAAGTCATCTTAATTAAAAGAGGTAATTATTTGTCTGTAGTCAGCTGTAGCAGTGTCAGTTATTATCTTTTAATAATTTTTAAGCTATGATTCAAAATAGTGTATTGTAAGAATGTAATTCACTTGTTTTGTGAGAAGTTTTTTTAAAATTCACTGGTCAACAACCAGAATAGGTCTCAGACATGAATACGAGCCCCTAACTAATAACTTAGCACTAATTTCAGTTCTGATATTAATTTTCTGCCGCTGGACCAGATTTCTCGAATACCATACTCAACAAATATTCAATGTTCCATAATTTTTTCAGCTTTGTTTCATATATTGAAAAAGACAGATAACCTTGTGATGATTTGCGACACAAAAATATGGAAATTCAGTGCAAATTTTATTAGTAATCAGTACAGTTCTAAAAATACTTCTGAACATTGTTTTTCCGCTTGTTCAGCTGATTCTCTTCACGTTCAAGCATCCAGCAGTAGTCGTCCATCATGTTGGGACTGAATCAGCCTTGATACCTGCTCTCCATTATAGCAATGTCTTGTTGGAACTTTTCATCATGCATGCCACTGATATCTCCGAAGTTATCTGGGAAGAAGATGAGGTGGGAGTGGAAGAAATGAAGTTTCAAGGACATCCGTGAGCCTAGAGCTCAATAATGTGATAATATGGCTGCCACAATTTCTTCGTAGTTGTCTGCATGGTGGTTTCCAAGATACTTCTGTGAGACATTCATGAATGAatgcctcctctcttctccccaaaATCAGACCATTTGATTTCAAAACCACAAATTTAATCGATGGGACTTAACATAAAATGTATGAGTCACATCCTGGGAGCTCGATACACCGATATAGTGGTTCTCAAAAAACAGACCCAATGCGTTTTTACTGATGCCATATTCAAATTCAGCGCCTTCAATCACATTAGAATCAGACCATTTCATTTCAGAACCATGAAATAATTTCATTTTTTGTTGACCAATGTAATTAAAACCTTAGTTCAATTACACTCAGAGTCATATTTTAGCAATGCAGTGTCCTTGCATTAGTTCCTGATTTTGATGCTACACTAAtgtaatttaaatacaaatcaaAGTTCTAAATTTCATATTAATATGCATGGTATGTTAATTTTGTGAAATTAGAATATTTATTAATGACTGATCAGGTAGCAATAATTGCATTGTGGATAGAGAATTAATATCATGGCTGATGTGGCTCCATTTTACTTACAATGCCACAGACTACCTGCTGATAGGTTCTGGACCCCAAACACTGACTGTCACCTCCCTCACAGGCTGAGTAGTGCTCTCAAGCTATGCCAGGGCTGCGGTCGCTGGTGGCACGCAGGCGGTCCTCCCTGACGTCCCCACCCTACACCGTGCAGAGGAGCACGCCCTCCCCGAGCCCCTCCGACACATCCGACCATGCTGCCACACCCCACACCTCAGAGGGTGGTGAGAGCCCCATGACGGAAAGGGGAGCTGGTGTGGTTGAGGCGCAGGAGACGCAGAGCCAGGATGCTGCTCACGTACAACCAGCAGGGGACGGAGCAACACAGGATGCCCCCATCATCAATGGGGAGGATGcagaggagggggatgggggctCAAACGTCAATGTGGGGGACACTAAGCAAGAAGAAAGTCTCTTAGAAACCAGTGAAGTAGAAAACAGTGAAGAAGAGTCTCAGTCTAGCACTAGTGTAAGAAAcattaatgaaggaaaagaattttTGCCAACAAGTGGAGGAAGTAATGTTGGTGCTAGGAGCTCATCCTCTGATGTGCATAGTGAACTGGATCATGGCACAACCATTGAAAGCCCAGTTAGtgaacaaaacactgaacaaatAAGTGCAAATgtgaaagaaagtgagggagaaagtTACATGGACACAGAGCCCAGTCCTTCCAAGGGAGATGCAGCCCATCAGACAGAAGGACCAGTTGAAAATAAGGAAACTagtaaagataaggaaggaaaaacccTGGAAACAAAAACTAATGAGGGAAAGTTATCAGACATTGAGGGTGAAATACTGTTATCAAGTATAGAAAAAACTCAGGAAAATGTAGAAGAAAGGTGTGCTGTTGATATTCAGAAAACAAATGAAACCATATTTAGTGAAGCTGATGTGGGGCAAGAAGCAGCATGCAATGTGGAAAGCCGGGACacggggggtggtggtgatgaggaggaaagtGATCATGCAGAAAATGTTTGTATGACAAGTGTAGATGATGAAAATCAGGAAAGTGATGAATCTCAGCTTCACAAAAATGGTGTGAGTAAAGACCTTGATCCTATCACTGAAAAAACAGAGATCCCCGCTGTGGCAGAGGAAGGTGCCATTGAAAAAGAAAAGCTAGCACTCTCTGCTGAGGCAGAGGATTGTGATATTATGGAGTCATTCAGTGAATCTGTGAGAAATCCCTTTCATGACATGGAAACATGTTCAGATGTAAGGGATGACACCCAGCAGCCAGAAGCCAGGAAACCAGAACTGCAAAGTCCTGGCAAGGGCACAGAAAACGCAGAGAAATCCTTAACCTCTGACATGAGACAAAGTGATGAGTGCATCGAAGGTGAAGATGGGGAGGACATGAAGGATACCATGTCTTGTGGGGCagatgatgatggcagtggtggagaggaaattaaatctgaagagggagagggtgacagtAGTAACATTGATGGTGATGGGAACATTTTGGTGACACCTGGCAGCAGTGGGCTACCCATAGATGTGAGGAGCCAGGAAGGATACAGTAGCAACGTCACTGAAAGTTATAGTGAtactgaaaaagggaaaggggataaaatggaagaggattgtGAGGAAACTAATAATGCTGAGAGTAAGGAGGATACTCAAGATATCAAGGAATTGTACGCACCAAATGTTGTTAAAGATGATGAGAAATCTACAAATATTGCATCTAATGATATAAAAGCAAAAGAAACTGAGAAATCTTTTGAAACTGAAGCTGAGGATGACAAATCTCCTGAAAAGGAGGACACTGAGGTCTTTAATAAAGGCGAGTCCTCACCGTCAAGCAGAAAAGCAGATGGAGAGGCTgacacacagccagacagttcTGGTGACAAGAATCTCTTGGGTAAGCTCAATCAAAAAAATACTAAAGGTGGGAAAAAGTGTTCTGATCTCTCTGCAATGGAAATTGAGTCAACTCTGGCCAGCAGGGGCGTGACCATTGTCAGGCGTGTGGTGGACAACAAGGAGCAGTGCGGCCGGGGGGGTGATTCCTCAGATGTCACGAAAAGGGAGAGTGGCACAAGTATTAAACCCATTAATAAAGGGATCCTGGCCACAGCAACTCAGCCACCCTTTAGAGGAACATCTGGCAGCGGCATCAGTGTTTCCCTCCAGCCCTCGTTACCGGGGCAAGCAAACTCACCCACTTCAAAAGATTTGTATAAATCCATCAATGCAAGAGGAACAAACATTCAAGCAAGCTCAAAAATCAACCCTGCCCTTTTAAATCGAAGAGGGTCTTTTCAGTTGACTAAGGGAGTGTCAATACACTACAATCCCAAGTCTGGTGCCACAAACACTAATGTGAAGGGAAATACAGTGTACTCCAGCCTGAGGGGAGTTAGTGCAGCAGGCAGTCGAGGACCCAGAATGTATACCAACCCAAGAGGTTCTGGGGTACAATCCCTCAGAGGATATCCAACCAACCTAAGACCACGAGGTGTAGGACTTCCACAGACACGAAGAGGAACTCCACAAACCAACCTTAGAGGGCTTGCTACCCCTGTTAACACCAGAGGACTTACCAGAGGCCAGAGATATGCAGGCCCAAGGGGACCAGTGCCTAGGGGTGCAGTGGCTCAGCCAGGAGCAGCTCCTTTGGCTGCCACCAATATAAGAGGAGCTACCCCTCAGAGGTTCAGAGGTGCACATAGTCAGCAACACCAGCAAAGGCTTCCAGGACTCCCACCCCAAGTTAGGCCCACAGGAGGAGTTATAGCATCTAAGGCTGGAGAAACCCTGCAGTCAAGATCCTCCACTATGCCTCCACAGGCAAAATATTTGAAAACATCACCTGACTCGAGAGCGACAGATCAAGCAAACATGCCATTACAGTCTAAAGCTATGGGTATGTCCTCACAGCCCAGGCCCCCAGACACGCTGCGATCTCCACAGCCAGGCTCAGCTGAGGTGTCTCCTCAGTCAAGGGCATCACAGTTTTCACCACAGTCTCTAATGAGCGGAATTCAACCTCATTCAGAATATGGTGGACCCGCAACACAGTCTAGAACAGAACAATCACCCCAGTCAGTTCTCGCCATGTCCACTGCTTCTGCAGTAACATCACAAACAGGACCCTCCAGCTTTGCCTCTCAACCAGCCTCGGTCAGTCATCCCACCCTGCCGTCCTCGTCCCACCACCTTCCTCACATGAACATGATGGATCACCCTTCCCAAGCCAGCACCATGGGACTCCCACCACACTCTGTGGCTGGAGGCAATAGACTCCCTCCACATTCATCTGGAGGTTTCATGGCACAGTCCACTTCAGTTGGCTCATCCTCACAGGTAATGCCCACACATATGACTGCTTCTGATAGATTCTCATCAAACGTTGCCTCAGCAGGATTTCCCTCCATTCCTAATTCAGAATACCTTGGAAGACCTGGCTCAGAAATGTTTCCCACATATAATAACCCTGGAGATTACACTCCACACTCCAGCACAAGTGGCTTTCCTCACATGAGCTCTGGAGACTTTGGCTTGCAGTCCACATCAGGAGGATTTCATGCTCAGACTAACCTTGTAGGATTCCCAGCACACAGTGACCCATGTGCTTACCCACAACATCCCAGCTCAAGTGAGTTTTCTCCTCATAATTCATCTGGAGTTGTGAGACCATTAGGTTCTGATGTCTTCGTTCCACATCCAAGTTTTTCTGTTCAAGGGAACCCAGGAACATACCCACCCATCCCATGCAGTGAGCCATACAGCACACCCACCAATCCTGGCACTTTTCGTGAAAATACGGATTTATTCAACTATCCAGGGCAGAGGGACTTTATAATGCACCCAAGCTCAAGGGAGTTCCCACACTACAGCAGCTCTAACCAGATGGCAAACCAGCTCCAGCCAGTACCTCCTACAGCTGGTCACAGAGACTTGCCAATGAGCCAGAGCCCAAGGGACTTGCCTATACAGAACTGCAACCAGGGTCTTCCCATGCCCTCAGCTGCTGGAAACTCATCAATGAATGATATTATTGGGGATCAATACCCAGGCTATGGAGAACCACTTGCTCATTCCTCCTATCAAGAAACCCCTTTGAATGCAAGGACAAACCCTAATCCTGTACCAGTGGCTCCTAATTTTAGAGAGTCAGATTCAAGGCAGAATTATAGGGATTCTGCAACCCCCCAGTACAGTAACTACAGAGAGCCAAGCACACAGGAAGGCTTAAGAGCGTCACAGATGCACTCTAGCTATAGAGACTTGCCGATAGACCCAAATATGGACCTCCAGCCACATATTACCCCAAGGGAGCAGAGTGCACATTCCAGCTTCAAAGACCAGCAGTCAGCAAGATACCAGGAGGATGGTATCATTAGCAGGTATCTGGAGCAGTCTGTCCTCAATTACCCAGAGTCAGGAAGCCTAAATAGTTGCAGAGAGCAACCTGTCCCTAATTTTGGGTCACCTGCCAGCCATGCCAGCCCAGGTGAGCAGGTTTTATCCTCCTGTAGAGAAAATATAAACCAGATTAATTTTCCTGACACTGTGAGTAATAACAGTTCCAGACAACAGATTCTTCCTGGTCTGGGTGAACAAATGAACTATAGCAGCTACAGAGGACCTCTAGAATTCAACAATGCTTGTGAACACCCTAATCCTAACCTTCAAGAATCTCTGAACTATGTACCAAACTGCCAAGATGCACCAAACATGAATCAAGTACCAAAATCAGTAGCAGACACTATCTACAAAGATCCTAATATTCCAGTCTCAAGCTACAATGTAAGCTCTCATCACCTCTCATTGCAGGGGGTACAGAGTGATCTAAAATTCAAGGACAAAGATATGACCTACCCTGAGAGTTCTCTACTTCCAAGCTTTACAGAGTCATTTGATCACTCCACCAGTGAAATGAGTGGGAAAAAGGGTGACAGCACCAACCTACCGCATTATAGAGGTTCTTCTGATGTGTCCTACCAGAGAAACCTCCATGAGTATACGAATTCTCCAGTCCCTTTTAATAGTCAGGGAGGAGATGCATCTACTTCAGCTACT
This sequence is a window from Eriocheir sinensis breed Jianghai 21 chromosome 40, ASM2467909v1, whole genome shotgun sequence. Protein-coding genes within it:
- the LOC127009317 gene encoding uncharacterized protein LOC127009317, with amino-acid sequence MPGLRSLVARRRSSLTSPPYTVQRSTPSPSPSDTSDHAATPHTSEGGESPMTERGAGVVEAQETQSQDAAHVQPAGDGATQDAPIINGEDAEEGDGGSNVNVGDTKQEESLLETSEVENSEEESQSSTSVRNINEGKEFLPTSGGSNVGARSSSSDVHSELDHGTTIESPVSEQNTEQISANVKESEGESYMDTEPSPSKGDAAHQTEGPVENKETSKDKEGKTLETKTNEGKLSDIEGEILLSSIEKTQENVEERCAVDIQKTNETIFSEADVGQEAACNVESRDTGGGGDEEESDHAENVCMTSVDDENQESDESQLHKNGVSKDLDPITEKTEIPAVAEEGAIEKEKLALSAEAEDCDIMESFSESVRNPFHDMETCSDVRDDTQQPEARKPELQSPGKGTENAEKSLTSDMRQSDECIEGEDGEDMKDTMSCGADDDGSGGEEIKSEEGEGDSSNIDGDGNILVTPGSSGLPIDVRSQEGYSSNVTESYSDTEKGKGDKMEEDCEETNNAESKEDTQDIKELYAPNVVKDDEKSTNIASNDIKAKETEKSFETEAEDDKSPEKEDTEVFNKGESSPSSRKADGEADTQPDSSGDKNLLGKLNQKNTKGGKKCSDLSAMEIESTLASRGVTIVRRVVDNKEQCGRGGDSSDVTKRESGTSIKPINKGILATATQPPFRGTSGSGISVSLQPSLPGQANSPTSKDLYKSINARGTNIQASSKINPALLNRRGSFQLTKGVSIHYNPKSGATNTNVKGNTVYSSLRGVSAAGSRGPRMYTNPRGSGVQSLRGYPTNLRPRGVGLPQTRRGTPQTNLRGLATPVNTRGLTRGQRYAGPRGPVPRGAVAQPGAAPLAATNIRGATPQRFRGAHSQQHQQRLPGLPPQVRPTGGVIASKAGETLQSRSSTMPPQAKYLKTSPDSRATDQANMPLQSKAMGMSSQPRPPDTLRSPQPGSAEVSPQSRASQFSPQSLMSGIQPHSEYGGPATQSRTEQSPQSVLAMSTASAVTSQTGPSSFASQPASVSHPTLPSSSHHLPHMNMMDHPSQASTMGLPPHSVAGGNRLPPHSSGGFMAQSTSVGSSSQVMPTHMTASDRFSSNVASAGFPSIPNSEYLGRPGSEMFPTYNNPGDYTPHSSTSGFPHMSSGDFGLQSTSGGFHAQTNLVGFPAHSDPCAYPQHPSSSEFSPHNSSGVVRPLGSDVFVPHPSFSVQGNPGTYPPIPCSEPYSTPTNPGTFRENTDLFNYPGQRDFIMHPSSREFPHYSSSNQMANQLQPVPPTAGHRDLPMSQSPRDLPIQNCNQGLPMPSAAGNSSMNDIIGDQYPGYGEPLAHSSYQETPLNARTNPNPVPVAPNFRESDSRQNYRDSATPQYSNYREPSTQEGLRASQMHSSYRDLPIDPNMDLQPHITPREQSAHSSFKDQQSARYQEDGIISRYLEQSVLNYPESGSLNSCREQPVPNFGSPASHASPGEQVLSSCRENINQINFPDTVSNNSSRQQILPGLGEQMNYSSYRGPLEFNNACEHPNPNLQESLNYVPNCQDAPNMNQVPKSVADTIYKDPNIPVSSYNVSSHHLSLQGVQSDLKFKDKDMTYPESSLLPSFTESFDHSTSEMSGKKGDSTNLPHYRGSSDVSYQRNLHEYTNSPVPFNSQGGDASTSATKDYSYPCLSDSKNSEARESPAYRSQRGYSTPCNSYSPAQSCSPDDVQYIGGSGDNFQAKSDFHIPGDSLVPPDKEILGYPVSHGSSSTNNTQRNPSGRCVPDSSVPNPETDISSSVKYGGKNNEPNFLVVESHKNAKESEMYNFLGSGEGGETTRSPGGCSSTKSPESRSVSSQEKFPVGLSPSKSDSGSPSTQDRIVIKMKLLHSGSTAKEDTRSTENGNITELRLANKSSLKYSLAKYTRWTIDSIINGREDLGNEEMLDKNSDCEAEELGVRQEKKGCIINSPKKTRKRRNSEVCEDSKDSNLDTNKNFMKKSLKITITNPLRNKMSSDDGNEDRDMERKSENVTLNPEKFIKQDDKVQSLSSVCEGRSSPGQEPESQFHYAARKGKAGSGKPPSPTPSAGSCSSSTGGVQPECEEKCGRGREASPGEGFCGEVNDHLVTSDVKKCSIVIKRIYKNDNYSCYSSSLCDKKTVLSIDDGTQRRSKRRAAVEASERCHKTLRSLDMCNAKPGKISLAGVLSKNKDILSVNLTTNKAIINQIPQCSVMLYDVFMNSRIDQMVCPGCSRHYDSSDSVQVNMNKATISLLCSSCQWLMVKNVHPLEVDSLVPS